One Agelaius phoeniceus isolate bAgePho1 chromosome 6, bAgePho1.hap1, whole genome shotgun sequence DNA window includes the following coding sequences:
- the GNPNAT1 gene encoding glucosamine 6-phosphate N-acetyltransferase, translating to MMPVATVMPDDTPMFDPSILQELDWSENTTTFSPAISPLDPGDGLVLRPLCTADVNRGFFKVLGQLTETGVVSPEQFIKTFEHMKRSGDYYVTVVEDTNLGQIVATATLVIEHKFTHSCAKRGRIEDVVVSGECRGKQLGKLLTSTLTLLSKRLNCYKITLECLPKNVDFYKKFGYLVSDENYMFQRFFN from the exons ATGATGCCCGTGGCCACCGTGATGCCCGATGACACGCCCATGTTCGaccccagcatcctgcaggaactcGACTGGAGTGAGAACACCACGACCTTTTCTCCTGCCATTTCTCCACTGGATCCAGGGGATGGGCTGGTCCTGAGGCCACTCTGCACAGCTGATGTAAATCGAG GCTTTTTTAAGGTTCTGGGTCAGCTGACGGAAACAGGAGTGGTGAGCCCGGAGCAGTTCATCA AAACCTTTGAGCACATGAAGAGGTCTGGAGATTACTACGTGACCGTGGTGGAGGACACCAACCTGGGGCAGATCGTCGCCACGGCAACGCTGGTTATAGAACACAAATTCACTCACTCCTGTGCCAAG AGAGGCAGGATAGAAGATGTGGTGGTCAGCGGGGAGtgcagagggaagcagcttGGAAAACT aTTAACGTCGACCCTCACCTTGCTAAGTAAGAGACTGAACTGTTACAAAATCACTCTGGAGTGTCTGCCCAAAAATGTGGATTTCTACAAGAAGTTTGGCTACTTGGTATCTGATGAGAACTACATGTTTCAACGGTTCTTTAATTAA
- the STYX gene encoding serine/threonine/tyrosine-interacting protein, translating to MELAKPAFPALPQAKEDSEDWTYPMRREMQEILPGLFLGPYSSAMKSKLPILQKHGITHVICIRQNIEANFIKPNFQQLFRYLVLDIADNPVENIIRFFPMTKEFIDGSLQSGGKVLVHGNAGISRSAALVIAYIMETFGVKYRDAFTYVQERRFCINPNAGFVHQLQEYEAIYLAKLTIQMMSPLQLERSLSVPPGSTGSLKRMHEEDEDLGTMQVAAAQNG from the exons ATGGAGCTCGCCAAACCGGCCTTCCCCGCGCTGCCGCAGGCCAAAGAGGACTCTGAG gattggACCTATCCCATGAGGAGAGAGATGCAG GAAATCTTACCTGGGTTATTTTTAGGCCCATATTCTTCAGCTATGAAAAGCAAG CTACCTATACTCCAGAAACATGGAATAACCCATGTAATATGCATACGGCAGAACATTGAAGCAAATTTTATTAAACCAAACTTCCAGCAGTTATTTAG GTATTTAGTCTTGGATATTGCAGATAATCCAGTGGAGAATATAATCCGATTTTTCCCTATG actAAAGAATTTATTGATGGAAGTTTACAAAGTGGAG gaAAAGTTCTTGTCCATGGGAATGCAGGGATTTCTAGAAG TGCTGCCTTAGTTATTGCATACATAATGGAAACATTTGGGGTGAAGTACAG GGATGCATTTACTTATGTCCAAGAAAGAAGATTCTGTATTAATCCTAATGCTGGATTTGTCCATCAACTTCAg GAATATGAAGCCATCTATCTAGCAAAATTAACCATCCAGATGATGTCacctctgcagctggagagaTCCCTCTCAGTCCCACCTGGCAGCACAG GAAGTTTGAAGAGGATGCACGAGGAGGATGAAGATCTGGGCACCATGcaggtggcagcagcacagaatggcTGA